The Salvia miltiorrhiza cultivar Shanhuang (shh) chromosome 2, IMPLAD_Smil_shh, whole genome shotgun sequence DNA window TAGGGCATttaaagagatttttttttcaatgctCAAACCTTTTATTATAAGAGAAAAGGTAATCATGTTTTTATGGATTTAATGACTTTCTGGCATGTAAACTACTTTTAGGAGGTAACTACCATCTCTATGTgaatataacattttaaaataatagaaggAAACCTGTGAGTCCCGTTGAATGTTTGTCGTGTCACTCATTATAGCCTTGGCGATCCCAAAATCTATTAGCTTCAGGGAACCTCTCACCAGAAGAAAATTAGCTGGCTTCAGATCAGAATGCACGATACGTTCCTCATGAATAGTGTTTACTGCTTGCAGTATTTGCTGCATCATGATATGAAGTGAAATGTTAATATACTTATATCTTGCTTGAATCTTTGGCAACCAGTTTCGTGAGGAAGTATAGAGGTAATGAAGCAAATGAAGGAATGGATTTCGTGAAGGACCTGCCAATAAAAGCGGAGCCAGTTCTCATCTATGGTTGCATTAGAACCATCCAGTTCCTTCCATTTCTGAGCTAGCATGTGGGCTAAATCAATTTCTCCATATTCAAGTACCATGTATATAAACCCATCATCTCTAACCCTGCCTTCCTTATTACTCATTGAACCATGCATCACTTCCTTGAGTAAAGTCTTATCTGTCACCTAAAAGTACAACTAGATATAAGTTTGTATCTTGTACATGTGATATTAGTTCACATAAAAGAAAGTAGCAcgaagaagaagagaatatGCATAAACTTTTCATAACAAgaagttcttacactttaaaGCATAAACTTCAGTAAAAGCCTTCCTTGCTTCTCACGGAACATTTTATGTCTACGCAGGGGACCTTATATTAGTGTTTTAGTTTCTCACATCAACTTTGTCACCAATTTGTTCAGAAACCTTAGCAACAGTTCCAACATGTGTCCCTCAGGACTGCATttcactaaaaaaaattatcatctgCATTCATATAGATTTGATTTCAACGCATTCTGATGTATTTTGGCAATTCTTTACAGTGAGTGAACTTGTTGAGCAGTTAACACTGCATCATTCATATTCACATAAACAAAACCAAGCTTGTTCTCTATATTCATAGTGGAACACTTGAAGGATACAGAGGAAACAAAAATTGCTGCATCCATTTCAATAAGTTGACGTTAACATGTAACACTTATGGTGTCACACCTGTGACCTCACCAGGGTTATACTTATTTGGGAGAGTGAAGCACAATGGTTACATTCCTCAATATTTTTGTAACAAATCGAGTGGATTAAGGAGCTCTTAGCTAATAGGCAAAACCATCAAACTAAGCATGACAGCAGAGGAAAAAATGTGTTGTCTAGCTAAAATCTAGTTAAACTTGTCCATGATAAGGTTATGATTATAAATTTAAAGTTTAAAGCTATCTTTCAGAACAAACCAAACAAGGAGGACATCAGGATCATAAAAATAAACTATTTAAGGGTATTCATTCAAGCTTACTTTCAGCATGCAAAAATGTTCCGACACATAAATTAATACTCCACTTGATATTCAAATTACATCTGTAGCCTAACAAGTTTGAAGTGGTATAAATACTCATAGCTAGTAATTGATAGAGATAGTACCTCATAATCAACCAGCTGAATGATGTTGTTCTTCCCCCTCAGTTTGTTTAAGTACTCTATTTCTTGGCAGAATCCAAATGCCGTGGCATAGTCACGGCCTTTAAGTTTTATCTtcttcaaggcataaattgtgCAATCTGATGATATAACTTTATGGACCTCACTACTTCCACCACTACCTATCTTGCCAAGTCTTTGATAGAGCTTCCCATTAACTTTGAAAAATAAGTCAGGATCATAACCCTTCTTACGAGAAGTTGATGTTGCTTTACCAGTAGCACCTCTTTCTAGTTTCTCTGACTTGGAATTTTCCAATTTCATATCTGATGGAGGTACATCTGGTGGTGGAAGTTGAGATTTTTCATTGGGAGCATCTCCTTTGACTGGAATGCTGTTGTCTACTTGAGGGGAATCTTTAGTAATACTATAATCATGTGGTGAACTAGTCTGGAACTCCTTACATGGACCAGATGATTTATTGACTTCCATTGCAGTTGCAAGAGCAGAGCTGACAGCTTGAGAAGTTACGGCTGACTGAGAAGCTGATTCTCCTACAGCATTCTTGGATAAAGAACATGATGGCTGAACAACGTCCATTTGCCCTTCATTTTCTTCAGCTGGCCCAGTGCCCAATTGAGAACCACTTGCTAGAGATTGCAAGCAATAAGTTGTTGAACTAATCATAGGAGCAGAGCTTGAGTTCATTAGCGTTGAAGTAACACAAGAAGATCCAATCAATGAAGACTGTGTCATGGCATTATTCAAATCATTCTGTAAAAAACTTCCAAACTGGTGGAGCTGATCATGAACACCCATTGTCCTTCCAGTCAATAGAGAAGAAATACCGCCCTCAGACCTAAGACTGTTTTCCATTTCCATGCTTTGAAAATTATGATTTCTCCAGTCCTGATTGACAGCAGCTGAAGTATCCACTTGATTACCCATACCCGTCTCTGTTTCTGTCAATGCAATTGAATCCATATGAGACAATAAATTATCTGTTCCAGTAACCATTTGATCATCGGCCCCTGCATAGACAATTTGCAGTATCTGCTATAAATTGTGAACTGCTACTAACCCCTAGTTTTACCACACTACTTGACATCCATTTACATAATAGTTTTAGTTAGTTAACTCATTTTTCATAATCAAACATGCAAAACATTCTGAGATCTCATTGAAGCGTTACttaaaaaatacaatttataatTACCAAGAGATGTGGCAATGGCATCGCTGGAAAAATGAACCTTCCTCTGAACTTCCCCTAGAGCATTCCCAGGGCCTGGTTCCAATGAAGCAACTGCATCATTGATCTGAGGCCTAGTAGGCTGGTCTCTCTGAGTATTGAAAAGCTTAATATTTACATCATGTGGATCTACAGTGGTAAACCCTTCTGAAGGTGGAGATGGAGTTATTGGAACATTGTCGTGATTGTACGCACTGCCATATAGCATGGGCTTGGGCTTTGGAACGGAACTCCTTAATCCCTGACTCTGCAGGATATCCTCTTTGCATTTTACGGAATCAAATCTTGATTGTGGTTTTATACTTGATTCTTTTGGAGGCTCTCGTTGAGGAACCACATTTCTTCTCGGTCTATGCATTACAGCTAATTGTCAATGCAAACAAATCCAATACAAACGATTAGCAAAGCTAAATTGATAATGCACCAAACAAACTTACCTTACTCTACGACAGCGAAGAAATAGTAGTATACCAGTAACTATAGGCAAACTAAGTACCACAAACATCAACTACAAGCACCGGAGATCAACTAAAGATTGTGATATCCCTTTTTATAAAATGCTTCATAAATCACTACCTAAATCAACATTTGAATCATGAAGCTAGCTTGAAGCAAAATTAGAGTTTAATTATAAGACTAGGGTACTACAGTTAAAGCATGAGGTAGAACACCTTAAAGATCGTatctttgaaaaagaaaatctcGTTGAACTAGATTTTTAATATAATGCAGAATCCACTGAAGTAAGTGGAAACTAATAAAAATGTAATTCACGAAGTAGAAATGAAAACTCCAGCATATTCAACCCGTCTACAGTCAGAACTATCCAAATCGTCGCTGCAAGGTAACACAACAGGATACAGCATAATATCCCAAATTTGTTTTacgatctttgctgtatttgattCCTGATTTGTCTTAATTCGTATATTCTCCGTTAAATTGGAGTCATAGCAGATCAGCAGGAGTCATGCTTAAAACCCTAATGCCCATAGCCACACACATTAGCACTAACAGACTATACCTACGGGACGGTGCCGTTTGAAGGCGGCTTGAATATCGCGAACGAAGTCGGGAGGGGACTGCGATGAGGACGACGTCGAGTTGTAGGTGGAGCTGGTGTTGAAGGAACGACTGAGATTAATCGAGTCAGGGTTGATGGTAATCGGACGGCTCTGCTTGGGGTTGAAGAACTTCGCCTCGGCAGGTGGGGCCGGAAGGTCAGGCTCCCCTTCCATCGATCAATCGCTCAAGCATTTCTGATTCTCGACGAATATTTGCTGAGAAGACCACATTCACGGAGATGCATCCATTACAGCACTCTGCACTGTGTGTgagcgtgtgtgtgtgtgtgtgagagagagagagagggagatgattTTGAAATTTCGCAAAGGCGCTCTCTGCTGCTTGTCTgcttatttgttttattttattgttaatcTATTTTGATATCGGCTGTCTGAGGCCCAACATATTTTGGCCCATTATAAATTGGGCCTTTTAAACATAAAACTAAAGGCCCAATTAGTCATCAAACATATTCAAAGGGCTCTCTACTTTTCTTCGTCTTCGCCAGTTACGAACAGAGACGCCGTTTTCAGGCATTTGGAGGTCACTGCGTGCTACAATACGCCGGGTGCGTACTTCCCTCCCTTCTCTATTTACAgttcccttttctttttcttttttttcttaacACTTTTATGCTGCCAATGTTTTGActttgaaataaattgaatttacccttataattttttatttatttttttctgttttGGATGATGATAAGCACTTCGATTTTCTTTAGTCAGATATGTAATCTGTTTTTAATTTCTAGTTTTAGTTTTTCGACTATGGATTGAATGATGCtatctttcttttattttgattgAATAATCTCTGTATAAGGTATTACTGCCGCAAAAAGGCTACTAATTTGATTTTAAGAagttgggagttgtgaaaataGATGTGTTATTATGTCCGTTGATTATGTTTTAAGAGAAGCAATGAGCTGAGCAAAAATTGTGTAACAaaatagggtttagggtttagggtatATCGAAAAACTACTTAGAATAACGAAATACTCCAGATTGTATTTGTTGAGAAGTGTAAAATTGTATGGATCATTGCTTTTGATGATTTATGGCACTGACCAGTCTATTCAAATTGTTATTAGAATTTGTAGAAGTGATAGTTGAAGTTTGATATTAGGTATTCTTGAGTGAGTGAAGCCCCAAAAACAGCAGGGGAGACCAAGAATGAGACTCTTAACTCATAATATGTTATCATCAAACATCAAAGGTGTTACCAATGGATTCCCGCTTCGGATTGAGGTGGAGAAAATGGTGGAGAAGGAGGTGGAGTTGAACGCGGACTTCCTCCGGAACATGTTTGCCAAGGTTGAGTGGAAGGCACTCGTGGAGGCCTCAAAAACCTTGGGGTATACTGAGCTACCCGACAATGCTGAACCCTCCATGCTCGACTCTGATGAGTTCCTGCACAGGTTCCACCACGCCCTCCTCGAGCTCCACCTTGAGGAGGGCGCATTGGTCTGCCCTGAGACTGGCCGGAAATTCCCGGTCAACAAAGGGATCCCTAATATGCTGCTTCATGAAGACGAGGTTTGATTGCTGCCTTTGCTGAACGTATGTCCTTGTATGGTCGTGTTTAGGAATATATTTGTCGATGTTAGGATGTAAGAGCAAGTTGGTAGGGTTGTGAAGAAACATGACAGATAATTTGAATGGTTTTGTGCTTGTTGAGAAATTTTCAAACGAGTTCTTGTTTTCTTTGAGAGTCGTCTTGTTTGGAGAGTTTCGACATCGTATTTATTGCTCAAGGGGGATCTCTGAATTTGTCAAAATAGAGACTATTTTGATGAATGATTCAGTTCTGTGGTATAGTTGTGTTTGAGAGATGGGATAGCTTCATGATCATGATCCTTAGGTAAATCACGTGTTTTACTATAATCAATGATTTGTTGGATTTGAAATTCATATTTTTCGTGTCAGATTTTTTAATCTCCAGTTATTTTAGTGACTCTTTTCCGACGGTTTATTTGTCATGATTCTTACATTTACAAGGCATATAAATTACTGACACTGTGttagttttataattttttttatttattggtaTGCGTCTTTAAACGAGTGAGTTCATCGATCTCCATTTTATCGAGGCTGAATTTCAATGATACTTATCCTCTGGTATTCGGTTTTAAATTTGTACTATAAAAGAAATGTTCAtaacatttttaatattttctatgttagattcttcaaaaaaaaaagttttgatGTCCGAGAACCATATTTGAGATATAACTTATTTACCCAAATAATGATAATAAAGAACTTAAGTGACTTCCAATATGTTAAATATTTGTAGTGACCCCAACTAAGGAGATGTACATTGAAAagttaaaaagtaaaataaagaaaaaaaaaaaaaactcagctCTGTTAAGTATTTTGCATAAAATATTGGTGGAGACTCGaagttatatatattattttccaTAAGTTTACTCATTTTTCACTAGACTTTTTAATTAATCTTCTCAGTAATAGAGTACCCATCTTTTTATCATTGTAGTATTCATTCGTGGATAATTCGGAACTAAGGTTTATGATGATTATCCTTTGATGAGGAATTATCAGAAATATTATTCCAAATTAAGCAAGACATTCTCACGAATTACGGTCTACTTATTCTGGTCATAACacattaaaaatcaaaataatttatttgattttttttttcagaattaCGAGAGAgatctattatataatcaaataatcgCACGCAGGTGGAACTACTACCGACACAAAAATGGAAAAACTACCCAAATGAAAAAACTACATGTACAGACAGacgagattgaacccaagacatCTCACAAATACGAGTATTTAAGTGTCTCAGTTTTACCACTTGAGTTAAGTCTAATTggctaaaaaaaatcaaaatcaaaatcaacatAACTACAAATACAATATCAcaaattttgaaagaaaaaaaaacagaaaaaaaatacaaaatatactaTTGTAATTTGTCTTGTTTTACAAATCTCGTCCAATAcaactttttatatttaatttgtcaAATTTACTACCGAAACTTTGTATATACTTAAATTTTAGAGTTAATACATCAAAGCATCCATTCCAttattatgattaaaaaaaaaaaaaaaaaccttaaaaCTTAACCAATTTTATGAAAGAAGATAATTTTTCAAAACATATAATATTTCTAATactaaattcaagttttaaaacttgaattcttAACCAACACTAGCGGTTGGTTGtgaaattcaaactttaaaactcgagTTTACAACTagttgttggttgtgaatttaagctttaaaactagaatttacaACCAACATTATTATTGGTTGTAAAATATAGAACAACTAGTTATTAATGAGATGAAAGCGTAGCGCGGAGTCAAACCTAAGGTGGCGACGCGGCGAGGAGAATCTAGGCGGCATTCCACATCGACGGAGAATGAAAGGTGCCACCTCTATTGAATGTTTTCGGTGTACTGAGCTCCGATTCTTggatcttaaaaaaaaaaaaaaacttcgaTTTTTTTTACATAGTAGCAAATTTGTTGATGACGAGATTTTTCATCGACGATACAGAATCGACGCCTGCACCTACAGCTAGAACTGATTCCTTCAACAAAGTGGTCCAATCTCTTTGTGTCTTGGTGTTGGTGCATTTATtcaaatgaataaaaacttgCCTTGTCGAGATATTGATTCCTTCGCACAATAATTTTCGACTGAGTTGTATGAATGAACATTTGGAGcttacatcatcatcatctaattttccttttatttgtGAAAGGAATAGCCTTTACGACTGCCCCTGGATTTACTTCTTATTGTCTTTGAATTGAATCTGTTGGTGGCGTTGAGATACATCAGGCAAGCGGTAGTGACGAGGCAGGGATCCGACAAAGAGAAGTGTGAAAGTAATTTTGAGTAACTTAAGTAGTgtgaaattaattgaaaatgataaatttaaaatttttatatgaaagatAATTGACAAACATGATTTTCGTACATCACTTTCGCATGAACTATTGTCATCTTCCCCCATGATTTGATTGTTCATGTGTGTTTGTATCctaattttaagtttttttgaGATTTGATGCTTGGTGTAGCTTTGAAATGATTTCAAGGAAAATCAAGGATTAGTTGGAAGACTGTGAggacatgagatcgaagtacacctcgagaggaatccgtgagcgtaAAGACGACGGAATCGAAGCtcgaacgagggagaacggaacCGACAAAGCCGGCTGCGCAGGACCCTACGGCCGCGGCAATGAgcagtagcccgcggtcaccacccgcgacCGCAGGGGAGACCGCTGCTCATGTGCCTCGAGTCCAGGGAGTTTCCGTGATCCGGGCCGTGGCCGCGGGCCTTCCACTCCTCCAGACACGGTCCTAATCGTGGTCACTGTCGCGATCGCGGGGAAATGACGAGTTTTCTCCCCCAAGTGGGCCTAGATgcgattttcagcccttaacccCTCTTCTTCCCTCGTTTTTGAGGGATTGATCATTCCCACACATTCAATACTCCCCCAAATCCTCCACAAAagaaccctagcctccattaaaACTTCCAACTACCATTTGAAGAGCATTAAAGAGGAGTGAAAGAGAAGATTGAAGGAAGCCCCATAAATAGAATTTGTCACCTCTCACTCTCTCTTTTCTTTATGTACACCTTTGAGTTAGGTATGTTGATtatgaacatgttaggctaaaatcctcctttgatttggggattatgCTATATGGATGATgtaattgattgattattttgctcaatatatgtcttgattgtCCCATtttcattatcttttcaagccctagtttTATCTATTGCATGAATTGTTGGTCACTCTTtatgcatttctcatttttaatttgaatCGGAAGAGGATGATTacaatcactacaaaaaaagcgctgattaccgacggctaaatgccgtcggtaaaaaaagacggccgccggtaaatagtgttaccggcggcgataacggcggcaatctcccgccgctaaacggttcgtcggcaacgacaataacggcggcgaacatccgccgtcggcagttgtcgccgttaaacggcggagcctagccggagaaatagcggcggcagacaccgccgctagttaccgagggctatcttgccgtcggtagagagccaccggagtccggctgACCCTGCCggaaaactaccgacggcgagtaccgccgctaactagcggcggcgaatcgccgtcggtaaaaaTCTACCGCCGGCCGGTGGTTCACGCCGGAGGatggccgggtatttaccgaggggaaattgccgtcggtaactaccgacggcgttttgcccacggtaatagtttttattttatttttttattttattttattttattttattttatttatttatttatttatttattttattgtatattgtatatccacaatttatttccgtatttatacggtattgcatactttagacgaacttcccagtcggcgacccgacttcccagtgggtcacccatcttgcttgtgctatgtgtcaagcacgcttaactttgaaattcttttcgagtgatcaccagtacagaacactcgtattattgatatatctacatctattaattcatttaaatgctatatactcactcatataattataatctttgaatatgtggagataataccttaaatatgttgttaattagtgagcgagttcgtttcggtccttatttttatcgtcggtaaaatatttaattaatatttaataattaattaattaattaattaattaattttttttttttttaacattaatacaccaaaagtgttttaatttggttattataatgtgatttgaatttatttgtttatgttaaatgcaatcatcatcatcattgccataaatatataaaacatttatagttttaataattaaagcacttgaaatatatagttcaataaaacataaatttgaaaagaaagtgcaaatgtaattttgtttgaaaacataaacataagtctaagcatcatcatcatcatcatcatcggcatcagggtGTGGAGGTGGCGGAGCCTTATACATCatcataaacgcctccaattgagccacgcggtcctgcatctgttggcgttctgcttgctctgccgccatgcgctcctctatctgttggcgttgtgcttgctctgccgccaatcgctcctccagcgtggagatccgtgtctcataaagctgctgagacaccgcagaagtgcccgtgctgcggatagaccccctactagcctgactctgcccggcactcccgacgccgtagatccgtgacctatcaatttgcaccacctccaaatacacctcgtctagccgctcctgtcgtcctgtggcagcggccagtcgatgaacctcggcctaatacatacataacaatgcataattgttagaaaataaatacattcactaaatatttgaataaacttaaacacttacgtcaattctagcatctctctccgacgtataacttccgtcggcgtacgtgtggaggcggaggaaggtggcatagttcggtgcatcctggggagtaccaggatccaagctctgtatatgcatttatataagataaataagttatattagtcaatatattaatttaatttatatacttaattatttgttaattacataccatatactgctgcaggatacgagtcgactgggacccgcccacgtgcctactgatccctgtaccctccccatcgggatcggacatccggttggcacgaGCTCGAGttgaaacagcctcaacctcgggctgatgccagtaatcccggagtccagtccagaaatcgggagtcatccagacgggcctagacatctctctcccttggctgatacactgcttgagagttgacttgtagtcgctcatcatgtcggagtaccttttgcgggcttttgtctcccacatgatcctcacgtcatgctcatatatggccacgttgcgggatgttaattctctgaagaagaaacttaactctgtaattgcctcccaaacattcttaggaagaagttctttaaatgcaacaggcagaaggatttgcatgaacacgtgacagtcgtgacttttcatgttgtgcatcttcagggcgttcatgtcaacgcatctactaatatttgacacgtacccatcgggaaacttaagactcttgatccattggagtaagatcttcttctcttccctgtcaagcgtataacatgctttcggataccctcgagttccatccactttcttcaactctttccgcttgcagaaggtgttcaattattctctagatttttctgtatcttttgtcttccccttcacattcaggacagtattaaacacgttatcaaacacatttttctcaatgtgcataacatccagattatgtcgaatcaaaagatatctccaatagggtagatcccaaaatatgcttttctttttccaccctacatcttgatatttggcgagttgagcgttcctgccatcgaagtcttcggtaaccttcacgaagcctaacccctcgatttgattcaagatttgtattcctgatctttgttctggtggaccaacattgcatgtcttattcctcaagaatgaagttttgtttctcctaaacacatggttaggaggtaagaacttccgatgattatcaaaccacgattgttttccactcatcggcaaagtgaatgcttctgtattctccatgcaatgtggacatgccaatttcccagctgtaccccacccagacaacatagcgtacgctggaaaatcactgatagtccatatcagagctgctcgcatctggaaattttgcttcaacgatatgtcgtaagtgttcacaccaacctcccacagagattttaactcgtgtatcaatggctgtaagaatacgtccaacttcatctttgggtttgatgggccaggcacgaggactgtgaggaacatgaattgttctttcatgcacaaccacggaggcaggttatacggcgtgacaataactggccaagaagaatattgacgccctgattgtgcaaatggggcaaaaccatctgtagagaggcccaacCTCACATTTCTAATCTCatcggcgaatccaggaaagactgaattcaaatgtttccatgccggagagtcggccgggtggcgcattatcccatcgtctgtggaggtcgcatgccaccgcatatgttcagcagttgcaggagatgcaaacaatctctgcaatcggggcgtcaagggaaaatagtgcatctgtttagcgggcacttgtttctttctgcgactcccagatgcacgcaagctgtccttatatcgtgattggtcacagaacatacaactatgtagctcactagtttccccccaatacaacatgcagttattaacacagcaatcgatcttctctactggcaaacccaaaccacgtagatttcttttcgtactatagaagtcttctggacagttgttaccctctggtaaagcagctttcatcatcgaagacatctgattgtaagtcctctctgacatgtggctttcagtctttatgctcatgaattgagtcatccaacttaattgtgagtacgtgtcacatcctgcgtacaatggagtatccgctgcatccaacatattataaatctgttgagcgtcattattgggcggctgctccagatttggaggatcttgataattactaggtccagcatggtcatgcaccatcctttcgtagttattatataatccatcatcctcattcattatagcatgttctctcggcaagacagcggtgcttccccgtgacaaacccaaactttgtaattcaggacaaatccacgcctactaacatgttctctgaccgtaggtacatctaaatacgcttgattcttgcacttcttacacgggcacctaatgttaccttgtccatctgtgtacgccgtttgattgaacgcccactcaaggaaaaactcaagccccgtttcaaatgcggtacgatcattgtatctcgcgtacatccacgtacgattatcactcattcttgcaaattctaattgaaaaaaacaaataaaacataataaattacttgaaatctaacaaaatttcgacagcataaccccactatcctaactaccaagtgctcgactctaccagcaactatagtgaccatagtggtcctaatttactaagcctatactaggtctacccgaccccccaatgtcgaagcaataatacaatacaaataaaagcaataaaaatcatggtaattaaattaaaaacaatcatttgtagggagaagatccttaagaaataatcaatttctatcccaaagggagaagatccttaagaaattgattaaatctatcccacaatatatatatatatataataatataacatttcataaacacatagcacataacattgaatttaacaaaattatccaacatatataaattattctaacaaacaacttaaactaattgattaaaattaatataatttaaaattaatcatgcttcataatttaaaatttaactaACAACATCATATATTAAatggattaatataatttaaaattaatcatgcttcatataatttaattataaacaaaatctattataaattaattaactatatataacaaataattaaatctatttaattaatatataattaaatacataaataaattcataattaaataattaaataaataaattagagagcgtacggtggtggtttccggtgggtgtcgtgaagaaggcggtgaaacgaggtcgtcgaactacaataaat harbors:
- the LOC131011956 gene encoding serine/threonine-protein kinase MPS1 isoform X1; amino-acid sequence: MEGEPDLPAPPAEAKFFNPKQSRPITINPDSINLSRSFNTSSTYNSTSSSSQSPPDFVRDIQAAFKRHRPVAVMHRPRRNVVPQREPPKESSIKPQSRFDSVKCKEDILQSQGLRSSVPKPKPMLYGSAYNHDNVPITPSPPSEGFTTVDPHDVNIKLFNTQRDQPTRPQINDAVASLEPGPGNALGEVQRKVHFSSDAIATSLGADDQMVTGTDNLLSHMDSIALTETETGMGNQVDTSAAVNQDWRNHNFQSMEMENSLRSEGGISSLLTGRTMGVHDQLHQFGSFLQNDLNNAMTQSSLIGSSCVTSTLMNSSSAPMISSTTYCLQSLASGSQLGTGPAEENEGQMDVVQPSCSLSKNAVGESASQSAVTSQAVSSALATAMEVNKSSGPCKEFQTSSPHDYSITKDSPQVDNSIPVKGDAPNEKSQLPPPDVPPSDMKLENSKSEKLERGATGKATSTSRKKGYDPDLFFKVNGKLYQRLGKIGSGGSSEVHKVISSDCTIYALKKIKLKGRDYATAFGFCQEIEYLNKLRGKNNIIQLVDYEVTDKTLLKEVMHGSMSNKEGRVRDDGFIYMVLEYGEIDLAHMLAQKWKELDGSNATIDENWLRFYWQQILQAVNTIHEERIVHSDLKPANFLLVRGSLKLIDFGIAKAIMSDTTNIQRDSQVGTLSYMSPEAFMCNETDANGNTIKCGRPSDIWSLGCILYQMVYGRTPFAEYRTFWAKFKVITDPNHEIIYEPLPNPWLLDLLKKCLAWDRNERWRIPELLQHPFLVPPVPPKSPSPPDQLCALVQLIVESTADDQKGALLCSQLYGMLTNPRDQLRKFLQILNRLL
- the LOC131011956 gene encoding serine/threonine-protein kinase MPS1 isoform X2, with the protein product MEGEPDLPAPPAEAKFFNPKQSRPITINPDSINLSRSFNTSSTYNSTSSSSQSPPDFVRDIQAAFKRHRPVAVMHRPRRNVVPQREPPKESSIKPQSRFDSVKCKEDILQSQGLRSSVPKPKPMLYGSAYNHDNVPITPSPPSEGFTTVDPHDVNIKLFNTQRDQPTRPQINDAVASLEPGPGNALGEVQRKVHFSSDAIATSLETETGMGNQVDTSAAVNQDWRNHNFQSMEMENSLRSEGGISSLLTGRTMGVHDQLHQFGSFLQNDLNNAMTQSSLIGSSCVTSTLMNSSSAPMISSTTYCLQSLASGSQLGTGPAEENEGQMDVVQPSCSLSKNAVGESASQSAVTSQAVSSALATAMEVNKSSGPCKEFQTSSPHDYSITKDSPQVDNSIPVKGDAPNEKSQLPPPDVPPSDMKLENSKSEKLERGATGKATSTSRKKGYDPDLFFKVNGKLYQRLGKIGSGGSSEVHKVISSDCTIYALKKIKLKGRDYATAFGFCQEIEYLNKLRGKNNIIQLVDYEVTDKTLLKEVMHGSMSNKEGRVRDDGFIYMVLEYGEIDLAHMLAQKWKELDGSNATIDENWLRFYWQQILQAVNTIHEERIVHSDLKPANFLLVRGSLKLIDFGIAKAIMSDTTNIQRDSQVGTLSYMSPEAFMCNETDANGNTIKCGRPSDIWSLGCILYQMVYGRTPFAEYRTFWAKFKVITDPNHEIIYEPLPNPWLLDLLKKCLAWDRNERWRIPELLQHPFLVPPVPPKSPSPPDQLCALVQLIVESTADDQKGALLCSQLYGMLTNPRDQLRKFLQILNRLL